A single region of the Xenopus laevis strain J_2021 chromosome 4L, Xenopus_laevis_v10.1, whole genome shotgun sequence genome encodes:
- the LOC108714578 gene encoding uncharacterized protein LOC108714578: MLRRGGLMMCGRGVLCPWGPPMLDWEQEGKTSCRTRWQRRGAGRDHRWKHGHPPYTRPRARSLRPVNMMGNRAPGMRAPRNTNQFLMSEKYQMLKLRSDSVGTECSGGSDSEMDPLDMDSYMGVLENAHGALLEHPETGVIGIFCSPSSSPSNSCWSPFRKDGETRAPRRCDKLAPPTRSPCPFRGVGPLLELRGECSEQYYPSEDDVIESENFMERDFQEFCSRIA; this comes from the coding sequence ATGCTACGGAGAGGGGGGCTCATGATGTGTGGCAGAGGGGTGCTGTGTCCTTGGGGGCCACCCATGCTTGACTGGGAGCAGGAAGGAAAGACGAGTTGCAGAACCCGCTGGCAGAGAAGGGGGGCGGGCAGGGACCACAGATGGAAACATGGGCACCCACCCTACACCCGCCCCAGAGCTCGTAGTCTGAGACCAGTGAATATGATGGGCAACAGGGCCCCGGGGATGAGGGCTCCCCGCAACACCAACCAGTTCCTGATGAGTGAGAAGTACCAGATGCTTAAGCTTCGCTCTGATTCAGTGGGTACAGAGTGCAGTGGAGGATCAGACAGTGAAATGGACCCTTTAGACATGGACTCATACATGGGCGTGCTGGAAAATGCCCATGGGGCTCTTTTGGAGCACCCCGAAACAGGTGTAATTGGGATCTTTTGTTCTCCATCTTCCTCCCCATCCAATTCCTGCTGGAGCCCTTTCCGAAAAGATGGGGAGACTAGGGCTCCGCGAAGGTGTGACAAGCTGGCTCCTCCCACCCGTTCCCCATGCCCTTTCCGCGGAGTGGGACCCCTGCTGGAGCTGCGGGGGGAGTGCAGCGAGCAGTATTATCCCTCTGAGGATGATGTCATTGAGAGCGAGAACTTTATGGAAAGGGATTTTCAGGAATTCTGCAGTAGGATTGCTTGA